Proteins from one Hemiscyllium ocellatum isolate sHemOce1 chromosome 43, sHemOce1.pat.X.cur, whole genome shotgun sequence genomic window:
- the LOC132834957 gene encoding neurofilament medium polypeptide-like encodes MNSSRQSVSSSPFRRVYSISSRRSSRNLGSQIPTFSSQVWPRDTSHRQGGLAASRESRLRGNVGIGLGYDQVLGANEKELLQGLNDRFASFIDKVRQLEHSNKALEAEITELRASQTSQSDLAHVYEPEMTELRNLIQESERQKLGFHLDRDHLEEDLRRLQRKYEEERQVRQEAEATLQALKKDTESVLLTKLELEKKAQALADEIEFLKSNHEEEVADLFSQIQASQVGLEMKDFLKPDLTGALREIRAQLQGYASVNLQQAEQWFTARVAKLNDAAASNRETLQKTRQEISEYNRQLQSKNLQLETVRGRKESLEKQLDEVGSRHRAELMRYQDTVQQLENELRHTKQEMAHQLREYQDLLNVKLALDVEITSYRKLLEGEEARFGSDTDHFSLLSSTCKEPQSMTQLFHVSTKTKATPEFRFVEEIVSETAKEIDLAELEDAYMKMKPGQLYDEGFEENKSTTEEEEEESEEGLSAPDIGVGRTTDTKDKAGELSKGLKETSTTEANDGEKGVEAKEGEEGTEAKKKEEVKDVVQAKEKSSEGETVQAKAEAVKGAAAIAEEEDIGEQGVGSKPSEMEGKAGETKEEAAEERTMKAGGNKETQLQEQTKGQKALKTKEKEKNLMPKIPKQQMVPVDPEFNLEFNCYLVKKFEDCQQLVHFCLFLNVQ; translated from the exons ATGAATTCGAGCAGGCAGTCTGTGAGCAGCTCTCCTTTTAGGAGAGTGTACTCAATCTCCTCTCGGAGATCGAGTCGGAATCTGGGCTCTCAGATCCCAACATTCAGCTCCCAGGTGTGGCCCAGAGACACTTCCCACAGACAGGGAGGTCTGGCGGCGAGCCGAGAGTCCAGGCTGCGGGGAAATGTTGGGATCGGCCTCGGATATGACCAAGTGCTGGGCGCCAATGAGAAGGAGCTGCTGCAGGGGCTGAATGACCGCTTCGCCAGCTTCATCGACAAGGTCCGTCAGCTGGAACACAGCAACAAGGCTCTGGAGGCAGAGATCACCGAGTTAAGGGCAAGCCAAACCTCCCAGTCTGACCTCGCTCATGTCTATGAGCCAGAAATGACCGAGCTCCGGAACCTCATCCAGGAAAGTGAGAGGCAGAAGCTGGGTTTCCACTTGGACCGGGATCACCTGGAGGAAGATCTCCGCCGGTTGCAGAGGAAATACGAGGAAGAGAGACAGGTCCGACAAGAGGCTGAAGCCACTCTCCAGGCTCTGAAGAAAGACACAGAGAGTGTGCTCCTGACTAAACTGGAGCTGGAGAAGAAAGCCCAGGCGCTGGCGGATGAGATCGAGTTCCTGAAGAGCAACCACGAGGAAGAGGTGGCCGATCTCTTCTCTCAGATCCAAGCCTCCCAGGTCGGGCTGGAGATGAAGGATTTCCTGAAGCCGGACCTGACTGGGGCCCTGAGAGAGATCCGGGCGCAGCTGCAGGGCTACGCCAGTGTCAACCTGCAGCAGGCGGAGCAGTGGTTCACAGCGAGAGTCGCCAAGCTCAATGATGCAGCAGCCAGCAACAGGGAGACTCTGCAGAAGACCCGGCAGGAGATCAGTGAGTACAACCGCCAGCTCCAGTCCAAGAACCTGCAGCTGGAGACAGTCAGAGGGAGGAAGGAGTCTTTGGAGAAACAGCTGGATGAGGTTGGAAGCAGACACCGCGCTGAATTAATGCGGTACCAG GACACCGTTCAACAATTAGAGAACGAGCTGAGACACACCAAACAGGAGATGGCTCATCAACTCCGGGAGTATCAAGATCTGCTCAACGTCAAACTGGCCCTAGATGTGGAGATCACCTCCTACAG GAAACTCTTGGAAGGTGAGGAGGCAAGATTTGGTTCAGATACTGATCACTTCAGTCTGTTATCCTCGACATGCAAGGAACCTCAAAGTATGACACAATTGTTTCATGTCTCAACTAAGACAAAGGCTACCCCTGAGTTCAGGTTTGTAGAAGAGATTGTAAGTGAGACGGCAAAGGAAATTGACCTGGCAGAGCTTGAAGATGCTTATATGAAAATGAAACCTGGCCAACTCTACGATgaaggatttgaggaaaataaatCAACGAcagaagaggaggaagaagaaagTGAAGAGGGGTTATCAGCTCCAGACATAGGTGTGGGAAGAACCACTGATACAAAAGACAAGGCAGGAGAACTATCAAAAGGACTTAAAGAAACGTCAACCACTGAAGCAAACGATGGAGAGAAAGGGGTTGAGGCCAAAGAAGGAGAAGAAGGTACTGAAGCCAAAAAGAAGGAAGAAGTAAAGGATGTTGTTCAGGCAAAAGAAAAATCCAGTGAAGGAGAGACTGTTCAGGCAAAAGCGGAAGCTGTGAAAGGAGCAGCTGCTATAGCCGAAGAGGAAGACATTGGGGAGCAAGGTGTTGGATCAAAACCAagtgaaatggaaggaaaagCTGGTGAGACAAAGGAAGAGGCTGCGGAGGAAAGAACCATGAAGGCTGGTGGTAATAAAGAAACACAACTTCAGGAACAGACAAAAGGCCAAAAAGCTTTgaagacaaaagaaaaagaaa
- the LOC132835100 gene encoding neurofilament medium polypeptide-like: MSPHRKVYTDLQARTLSYSVPSLRAQNWSRTSVRAGKGTSGRGFSSAAHRSSEMVEFAGEGKARAANEKEQMQGLNDRFAGYIDKVRQLEQHNKALEAEITELRQRQTTSSRLAGVYEPEIRELRLLVLDTEKQKGQVLLERERLGEDLQQLQAKLEEETRVRDELQASIDLCRKETGTSHLVKLELEKKAQALADEIEFLKSNHEEEVADLFSQIQASQVGLEMKDFLKPDLTGALREIRAQLQGYASVNLQQAEQWFRSKVAQLNQAAEMNNEAIQATRQEINEYRKQLQTKSIELETVRGTKESLEKQLSDIEERHDAELVHYQDTIQQLENELRNTKWEMSLHLREYEDLLNVKMALDVEIASYR, from the exons ATGTCCCCCCATCGGAAGGTGTACACAGACCTTCAGGCTCGGACCCTGAGCTACTCCGTCCCTTCACTGCGAGCCCAGAACTGGTCCCGGACCAGCGTCCGCGCCGGCAAGGGGACGAGTGGCCGCGGCTTCAGTTCGGCAGCTCACCGGTCCTCGGAGATGGTGGAGTTCGCGGGTGAAGGCAAGGCGCGGGCCGCCAACGAGAAGGAGCAGATGCAGGGGCTGAACGACCGCTTCGCCGGCTACATCGACAAGGTCCGCCAGCTGGAGCAGCACAACAAGGCGTTGGAGGCAGAGATCACCGAGCTGAGGCAGAGGCAGACCACCTCCAGCCGCCTGGCCGGCGTCTATGAGCCGGAGATCAGGGAACTCCGCCTGCTCGTCCTGGACACGGAGAAGCAAAAGGGGCAGGTCTTGCTGGAGAGGGAGCGCCTGGGGGAAGACCTGCAGCAGCTCCAGGCCAAGCTGGAGGAGGAGACGCGGGTTCGGGACGAGCTCCAGGCGAGCATCGACCTGTGCAGGAAAGAGACGGGCACCTCTCACCTGGTGAAGCTGGAGCTGGAGAAGAAAGCCCAGGCGCTGGCGGATGAGATCGAGTTCCTGAAGAGCAACCACGAGGAAGAGGTGGCCGATCTCTTCTCTCAGATCCAAGCCTCCCAGGTCGGGCTGGAGATGAAGGATTTCCTGAAGCCGGACCTCACTGGGGCCCTGAGAGAGATCCGGGCGCAGCTGCAGGGCTACGCCAGTGTCAACCTGCAGCAGGCGGAGCAGTGGTTCCGCTCCAAGGTGGCTCAACTTAACCAAGCTGCAGAAATGAACAATGAGGCCATCCAGGCGACCAGGCAAGAGATTAATGAGTACCGCAAGCAGCTCCAAACCAAGAGCATTGAGCTAGAGACGGTCAGGGGCACCAAAGAATCCCTGGAAAAGCAGCTCAGCGACATCGAGGAGAGGCACGATGCAGAACTAGTCCACTACCAG gataCCATTCAACAACTGGAAAACGAGCTGAGAAACACCAAGTGGGAGATGAGTCTCCACCTGAGGGAATATGAAGATTTGCTGAATGTCAAAATGGCTTTGGATGTGGAGATCGCCTCCTACAGGTAA
- the LOC132834956 gene encoding uncharacterized protein DDB_G0286299-like: MTHSVYVTTKGKGTPTKAAPQYKFVEEIISETTKEVDIAELEDTIQTVISDDGSGEKFDEDDQTKQEDEEDKDEATTAEASDEEEAERESETKEERAEEEAIEGKEAEEDGTMTTEESEEKESAEAKESNGEETTEIKGKDESTKTKETEGQDAAEMKDNVEEETADSREEEENTEANEPEEPETTETKGKAGQQEVKDIAEEKAPERKQGKEDSTERKESATQAIAETKTDAEQEKTAGAKEKAENEKQAAIEKDQTEPSDATDKRNGKEKEEDHVTQQKEESKGTSTNQKDEPHPVAEEIAEESKDTKKPELESDKVKEKAKTDAKEAAFQELAKESEKQTVKVEKVQASEVTKVSETSEQTKKSIEQPKEEKVKDKTTDVPKKEEKETSKDNTVTLEETQTDKDSGKKQSSKETEEKMVKTSEAEKVQEKVTSDTSESKSTQSIDRTAEAIINGLDIKIDKEDIEVETDKKTTKVSTQVVQKIAEETIKSTEEIVKITMTSTMKKEVIDETKKEEKSMSASSYTQSEAKGSI; encoded by the coding sequence ATGACACATTCAGTTTATGTCACGACAAAGGGCAAGGGCACCCCCACAAAGGCTGCCCCTCAATACAAATTTGTGGAAGAAATTATAAGTGAAACGACAAAGGAGGTTGACATAGCTGAGCTGGAAGACACCATCCAAACAGTTATCTCTGACGATGGTTCCGGTGAAAAATTTGACGAGGATGACCAAACCAAGCAGGAAGATGAAGAAGACAAAGATGAAGCAACAACAGCCGAAGCTTCAGATGaagaggaggctgagagggagAGCGAAACAAAAGAAGAGCGTGCAGAGGAAGAAGCTATAGAGGGCAAAGAAGCTGAAGAGGATGGAACAATGACAACAGAAGAATCTGAAGAGAAAGAAAGTGCTGAAGCAAAAGAGAGTAATGGAGAAGAGACAACAGAAATAAAAGGTAAAGATGAAtctacaaaaacaaaagaaacgGAAGGGCAAGATGCTGCTGAAATGAAAGATAATGTTGAAGAAGAAACTGCAGATTCTAGAGAAGAGGAAGAGAATACAGAAGCAAATGAACCTGAAGAACCAGAAACTACAGAAACAAAAGGCAAGGCTGGGCAGCAAGAAGTTAAAGACATTGCAGAGGAAAAAGCTCCTGAAAGAAAACAGGGCAAAGAAGACAGCACAGAGAGAAAAGAGTCTGCAACACAAGCAATAGCAGAAACGAAAACAGATGCTGAACAGGAAAAAACTGCTGGTGCAAAAGAGAAAGCCGAAAATGAGAAGCAAGCAGCTATTGAGAAAGATCAGACTGAACCAAGCGATGCTACAGACAAAAGAAATGGCAAGGAAAAGGAGGAAGACCATGTGACTCAGCAAAAGGAGGAGTCAAAAGGAACAAGCACAAATCAAAAAGATGAGccccaccctgtggctgaagaaattgcAGAAGAAAGTAAAGATACAAAGAAACCAGAGCTAGAGTCAGATAAAGTAAAAGAAAAGGCAAAAACAGATGCAAAAGAAGCTGCTTTTCAGGAATTAGCAAAAGAAAGTGAAAAGCAGACAGTTAAAGTTGAGAAAGTGCAAGCAAGTGAAGTAACAAAGGTGTCAGAAACTTCAGAGCAAACAAAAAAGTCTATCGAACAACCAAAGGAAGAAAAAGTCAAAGACAAAACAACTGATGTCCCTAAGAAGGAGGAGAAAGAAACAAGCAAAGACAACACTGTAACATTGGAAGAAACACAAACTGACAAAGATAGCGGCAAAAAACAGTCTAGCaaggaaactgaagaaaaaatGGTGAAAACCTCAGAAGCAGAGAAAGTGCAAGAAAAAGTTACAAGTGATACTTCTGAAAGCAAGAGCACACAATCAATAGACAGAACAGCAGAGGCCATCATAAATGGCTTGGATATCAAAATAGATAAAGAAGATATAGAAGTTGAAACTGACAAGAAAACTACAAAAGTCTCAACACAGGTTGTGCAGAAAATTGCAGAGGAAACTATTAAAAGCACAGAAGAGATTGTGAAAATCACAATGACCAGCACAATGAAAAAAGAAGTGATTGATGaaacaaaaaaggaagaaaaatccaTGTCAGCTTCATCATATACTCAAAGTGAAGCCAAAGGAAGTATATGA